Genomic DNA from Porites lutea chromosome 4, jaPorLute2.1, whole genome shotgun sequence:
GTTGAATATCACATGACCTGCCTAGAACCCATGCCTAGAAATATTTAGTATTTCCCTGCCGGTAATACGTAGCCTGCGTTACAGAAAAGCGTTACgggcgcttggaagtaatgggcgCGGGAAGGAACGGGACGCGCGAAAGAGGCAAGCTGCGCGCAATCGAGACTCAGCATAGAAACGAGGTTGAAGTACATGTTAACGCCTGTTGGTGATTGACTCTCATAGCAGTGTGCCCATGTTGTTTGTTCGAGATGCAGGCGATACAGGTAGGAAAATTACCCTCAAGTATACATATACTACGCCATTTACTACCTTTGTTCATATTCAGTTGCGCTAATGTAGTTAATCAGAATGAAGTTGAGTTAGAGTGACACTACCTAAACGTGACCTGTTAGTTCTAAGCCCGATGCATGGTCATTACGATCGAAAATGTGATCCTTGTTGTCAAAGTATGCGTGTAAAAATGTTGAGTGTGTACCGCGTTTAAAGCTTAAATGATAAAATATACTTAGCCCGCTAGAAAAATAACATGATCACTATACCCTCTCATTTACAGTTTACTATCATTGTCTATCACTAATTTGCTTACATGAATTTATAGAGTAAAGTCGTCTGAACAACAATGAACTGTCgacatttattaaaaatagatcgctgtggctatatggccggtaaccggtcaaggttttcaaaacactaaatggccggcagtcctgtATTCTCAGTACATTTCACAAAATTGAAAGATCCCAGCTAATTttaactatcatatgtcgatttagaaaagtcaagcgatcctgaaatgctttacagatctcaagtctagtgtttggttgaCGCTGGGCTCAGAGGAGGAAACCACGTTTTGTGACaataacttttttcagctcgactgccggtcaaggttttcaaaacactaaatggccggcagtcctatattctcagtaaatttcacaaaatcgaaagattccagctaatctaaactgTCATATGTCAttttagaaaagtcaagcgatcctgaaatgctttgcAGACcccaagtctagtgtttggttgaCGCTGGGCTCAGCGGAGGAAACCacgttttgtgacacttagaacttttttcagctcgactgccggtcaaggttttacTCCAGTCCTCCTGTCTGAATACATCACCAAGACATACGTCTTCTTAAAAGGGCTTATATCATGTGTGTTAAGAAGAggcttaataaaatattaagtTTCAATTAGATTATTGCATTATACAGTATATCTTACATGCCAGATGTAAATTGTCCAGGCATGTAATTAGCACTGTTTTGTGGACTTTTTTCTGGAAGTATCCAGCCAGCTTAGCCAGTGCGCACTCGCGTGGCATTGCTTGCTTGTAGGCTCGAAAATAGCACTATATAAATCAAGTGTAATGTaatgtataaaataaataaatagatattaCTATTACTAACTATAACTAACTTCATTTCTATGTGGCTGGATGATAATGTTATTGTTTACTTGTCAAAATTGCAGAGATGGAAGTGGTGGCCCAGCAAAAATACAGGTAAATGTTAAcgatgtttcttttttagttttgaaataggTCAAGAAGCCATTGGAGTCTCATGAAGACTTGTATGCAATATTGAACAAATCAGTATTGACGAAAGTTGAAATAGATGACTAATTGATGCACTCTGGCTGCACTTATTTGCACCATAAATGTACCTGTGTTGTTGTTAGTCGTTTTTGAATGGTTCGCTACTCTCAAAAGAGCAAGAAGGAGGGTTTAGAACTAGAAGAATGttataaaaaggcaaaaacgtATGCAGCGTTTAGGGAATATGGGAGtgaactttttatttattgactgattgattgattgattgattgattgattgattgattaattgattgactgactgactgattgactgactgactaactgactcactgattgattgattgattgattgattgattgactgattgactgattgactgactgactaactgactgactgattgattgattgattgattgattaattgatcgattgattggttggttggttggttggttgactgactaactgattgattgattgattgattgattgattgatttattatttGATTGCAGCCACTTCAGAAGAAATACATGAGACTCTCAACACAAGTCACCATTGGCTTAATACAAAGATTTTTGGCAGCTAAACTACATTTGGAATCTGCCAACATGGTAAAAAGATTGCAGTTTAGTTTGTCACTTTCAAACCTAAATCGCTGCTCGTAAGACGTTTCGCGCCAAAAGTGAAACGCGCCCACCTGAAGCCGAAACACGCTTGTATCACTTCGTTTTCATCCGTATTCTAGACTTTTTCATTTTATCAGTGCTCGTATTCATGGCCAACGCAAAATAcggctgttttgcagtctacaccTGTGGTCAGAAATGGTTATGgtggaaaaaatacaaacagtCACATTCT
This window encodes:
- the LOC140932643 gene encoding polycomb group RING finger protein 5-A-like, which gives rise to MIMLLFTCQNCRDGSGGPAKIQPLQKKYMRLSTQVTIGLIQRFLAAKLHLESANMVGILFDKTEMGKDLTLKYISENLCTQEENSSGPLILHYRAVDAKT